One genomic region from Cydia amplana chromosome Z, ilCydAmpl1.1, whole genome shotgun sequence encodes:
- the LOC134660610 gene encoding beta-catenin-like protein 1, whose amino-acid sequence MDVGELLSFKPVPTPKRPTEDDSDYSDDDSSIASKTRRIKKPKVEPHMGASSTSLPNEPSITDKEREDILRFVETEATQGEVLDENGVKKLVLLFEKKALRNREMRIKFPDQPEKFMESEIDLHEALQDLSAVATVPDQYPLLVELKCINSLLELLSHDNTDISTKVVHLLQELSDVDILHESEEGAEELVNALVDAEAPSLLLHNLARLDELIPDERDAVHNTLAIIENMAEFRPAICEDVAKQGFLQWILKRLKMKVPFDANKLYSTEILSILLHTVPANRKLLGELDGIDVLLQQLAFYKRHDPNGAEEQEAMENMFDSLCCALMEPSNRDRFLRGEGLQLMNLMLREKKMSRNGSLKVLSHALTGPDGRDNCNKFVDILGLRTVFPLFMKTPKKKRLLTVDQHEEHVVSIISSMLRNCQGSQRQRLLAKFTENDYEKVDRLLELHFKYMDKVDRTEKEMEQAGEDLADDAQYFKRLTGGLFTLQLVDRIILEVCTAGPPTIKQRVQRVLSLRGGSLKIIRHVMREYAGNLGDAGAGADEAEYLRQEQQHVLQLVDKF is encoded by the exons atggatgtagggGAGTTACTTTCCTTCAAA CCTGTGCCGACGCCAAAGAGGCCTACCGAAGATGACAGTGACTACTCTGATGATGACAGTTCCATAGCGTCAAAGACGCGTCGCATTAAGAAACCGAAAGTCGAGCCCCACATGGGAGCATCGAGTACCAGCCTGCCTAATGAGCCTTCGATAACAGATAAAGAACGAGAAGATATCCTTCGATTTGTTGAAACGGAAGCTACACAG GGTGAAGTACTGGAtgaaaatggagtaaaaaaaCTGGTGCTGCTGTTTGAGAAGAAAGCTTTAAGGAATAGAGAGATGAGGATCAAGTTTCCAGACCAACCTGAAAAGTTTATGGAAAGTGAAATAGACTTACATGAAGCATTGCAG GACCTCAGTGCTGTGGCAACAGTCCCTGATCAATATCCATTGTTGGTGGAACTGAAATGTATAAATTCCCTGTTGGAGTTGCTATCTCATGATAACACGGATATATCTACCAAGGTGGTCCACCTTTTGCAG GAGCTGTCTGACGTAGACATTCTTCACGAGAGTGAGGAAGGTGCAGAAGAGTTGGTAAATGCGCTGGTGGATGCGGAGGCGCCGTCGCTGCTGCTGCACAACCTCGCGCGCCTTGACGAGCTAATTCCTGACGAGAGGGATGCTGTCCATAACACACTGG CTATAATAGAGAACATGGCCGAATTCCGACCAGCCATATGCGAAGATGTTGCAAAACAGGGATTCTTACAATGGATACTAAAAAGATTAAAG ATGAAGGTTCCTTTTGATGCGAATAAACTATACTCGACAGAGATCTTATCCATTCTATTACATACTGTACCTGCTAATCGCAAGCTATTGGGTGAACTGGATGGAATTGACGTGCTCCTACAACAACTGGCG TTCTACAAGCGGCACGACCCGAACGGCGCGGAGGAGCAGGAGGCGATGGAGAACATGTTCGACTCGCTGTGCTGCGCGCTCATGGAGCCCTCCAACCGCGACCGCTTCCTGCGCGGCGAGGGCCTGCAGCTCATGAACCTCATGCTCAG GGAAAAGAAAATGTCACGAAATGGATCGCTGAAGGTGCTCAGCCACGCGTTGACGGGCCCGGACGGCCGCGACAACTGTAACAAATTcgtagacattttaggattacgCACCGTCTTTCCTTTGTTCATGAAGACTCCTAAAAAGAAGCGCCTACTGACTGTCGACCAACATGAAG AGCACGTGGTTTCCATAATATCATCCATGCTACGGAATTGCCAAGGCAGTCAAAGGCAGAGGCTCCTTGCTAAATTTACTGAAAACGACTACGAAAAAGTCGACAGGCTTCTTGAATTGCACTTTAAATATATGGACAAGGTGGATCGCACCGAGAAGGAAATGGAG CAAGCGGGCGAAGACTTGGCTGACGACGCGCAGTACTTCAAGAGACTCACTGGCGGGCTGTTTACATTGCAACTAGTCGACAGAATAATACTGGAG GTGTGCACTGCCGGCCCGCCGACGATCAAACAGCGCGTGCAGCGGGTGTTGTCGCTGCGTGGCGGCTCCTTGAAGATTATCCGGCACGTCATGAGAG AGTACGCGGGCAACCTGGGcgacgcgggcgcgggcgcggacgAAGCGGAGTACTTGCGCCAGGAACAGCAACATGTTCTGCAGTTAGTTGATAAGTTCTAA
- the LOC134661419 gene encoding glutamate--cysteine ligase, which yields MNIASKVTKLGFFFQVSKTLCHLRVNCRFTQVVNMGLLTEGSPLSWEETKALAEHVRNHGIEQFINLYSKLRDRRGDVLKWGDEVEYIIVKFDDENQKATVSLRADELLPQLQEKELSDPQNCKSLWRPEYGAYMVEGTPGKPYGGLLAHFNIVEANMQFRRAEASKLLKDGEVIMSITNFPRLGCPNFTSPPIPPNPNGEVTKSLFFPDEAIFPGHPRFKTLTANIRQRRGEKVAINIPIFRDANTAIPVDNSHELEPRAARPDCVYMDAMGFGMGCCCLQLTFQACCITEARTLYDQLAPLCPIMLALSAASPIFRGFLTDADCRWNVIAGSVDCRTREERGLEPLNNNKFRINKSRYDSIDSYLSPDHEKYNDIPIVHDAAIYRRLREGGIDHPLAMHVAHLFIRDTVSLFTEKVDQDDANDTDHFENIQSTNWQTMRFKPPPPNSSIGWRVEFRPCEAQLTDFENAAYVCFVVLLTRVILSYNLNFVMPISKVDENMQRAQRRDAVRCERFWWRRDVSLPRAAGADPAPAPLPDADLYAEMTINEIVNGKSGVFPGLIPLIESYLSGMDVDADTHCSVQQYLKLIQRRAAGEISTMATWMRDFVTHHPQYRRDSVVSEKINYDLLKTMHGIQTGQVAAPTLLGSSTASKTNEHIPKAFTRMLSQDCP from the exons ATGAACATTGCCTCTAAAGTTACGAAGttgggttttttttttcaagtgtcCAAAACTTTGTGTCATCTACGTGTAAATTGTCGGTTTACTCAAGTGGTCAACATGGGATTGCTTACCGAAGGAAGTCCATTATCTTGGGAAGAGACTAAAGCTCTAGCTGAACACGTCCGAAACCACGGTATTGAACAATTCATCAATCTGTACAGCAAGCTGAGGGACAGAAGAGGCGATGTGCTCAAGTGGGGTGATGAG gTGGAGTATATTATAGTTAAATTTGATGATGAAAACCAAAAGGCAACTGTAAGTCTCAGGGCAGATGAGCTACTCCCACAGTTACAGGAAAAAGAACTTTCAGATCCACAGA ATTGTAAATCTTTATGGCGGCCCGAGTACGGTGCGTACATGGTAGAGGGCACACCGGGAAAGCCCTACGGTGGACTCCTAGCGCACTTCAACATTGTGGAAGCCAACATGCAGTTTCGGCGCGCTGAAGCAAGCAAACTGCTAAAAGATGGAGAAGTTATAATGAGCATCACCAACTTTCCGAG GCTAGGGTGCCCAAATTTTACAAGTCCGCCTATACCACCAAATCCAAATGGCGAAGTCACAAAATCCCTGTTTTTCCCGGATGAAGCGATATTTCCGGGTCATCCACGGTTTAAAACATTAACTGCAAACATAAGACAGAGACGAGGAGAAAAGGTCGCAATCAACATACCAA TATTCCGCGATGCGAACACGGCGATCCCCGTGGACAACTCGCACGAGCTGGAGCCGAGGGCGGCGCGGCCGGACTGCGTGTACATGGACGCGATGGGGTTCGGCATGGGCTGCTGCTGCCTGCAGCTCACCTTCCAGGCCTGCTGCATCACCGAGGCGCGCACGCTCTACGACCAGCTCGCGCCGCTCTGCCCCATCATG CTAGCGCTGTCGGCCGCGTCGCCGATCTTCCGCGGGTTCCTGACGGACGCGGACTGCCGCTGGAACGTGATCGCGGGCTCCGTGGACTGCCGCACGCGCGAGGAGCGCGGCCTCGAGCCGCTCAACAACAACAAGTTCCGCATCAACAAATCCAGATACGACTCCATCGACTCCTACCTGTCGCCAGACCATGAAAA GTACAATGACATACCGATCGTGCACGACGCCGCCATCTATCGGCGACTGCGCGAGGGCGGCATCGACCACCCGCTCGCGATGCACGTGGCGCACCTCTTCATCCGCGACACCGTCTCGCTCTTCACCGAGAAGGTGGACCAGGACGACGCGAACGACACCGATCACTTTGAG AACATCCAGTCGACGAACTGGCAGACGATGCGCTTCAAGCCGCCGCCGCCCAACTCGTCCATCGGCTGGCGCGTGGAGTTCCGGCCGTGCGAGGCGCAGCTCACCGACTTCGAGAACGCCGCCTACGTCTGCTTCGTCGTGCTGCTCACCCGCGTCATCCTCTCCTACAACCTCAACTTTGTTATGCCTATTAGCAAG GTGGATGAGAACATGCAGCGCGCTCAGCGGCGCGACGCGGTGCGCTGCGAGCGGTTCTGGTGGCGGCGCGACGTGAGCCTGCCGCGCGCCGCCGGCGCCgaccccgcgcccgcgccgctgcccgacGCGGACCTCTACGCGGAGATGACTATCAACGAGATCGTCAATGGAAAG AGCGGCGTGTTCCCCGGGCTGATCCCGCTGATCGAGTCGTACCTGTCGGGCATGGACGTGGACGCGGACACGCACTGCTCGGTGCAGCAGTACCTCAAGCTCAtccagcgccgcgccgccggcGAGATCAGCACCATGGCCACCTGGATGCGCGACTTCGTCACCCACCATCCTCAGTACCG ACGTGACTCGGTCGTGAGTGAGAAGATAAATTACGACCTCCTGAAAACAATGCACGGCATCCAGACGGGGCAAGTGGCGGCGCCCACGCTGCTCGGCAGCAGCACGGCCTCCAAGACCAACGAACACATTCCCAAGGCCTTCACCCGCATGCTCAGCCAGGACTGCCCCTAG